One genomic region from Amycolatopsis sp. FBCC-B4732 encodes:
- a CDS encoding ESX secretion-associated protein EspG encodes MPNAELLTPVEVDFLWESAGLGELPYPLRIRSHGETVDERSLLRRRTLEGLVARGLADGRGRPEPHVEDYFGVLAGAELSLDAVQLIAPDAEPLLAIAGVLGGQGLLAVQDRRGLHLNPCPADGLASAIVSLLPGAPRGTEKSITVPLEQLVGAHGVDFLQRRGTGDERSSADEDRKALARLHAQPRLRGGQIAANARSRVGGRTRTPVLSWFDTETGRYFTQATQGRDGRDWITIAPADAATLRHRIGEMLATAANSTAPV; translated from the coding sequence ATGCCGAACGCTGAGCTGCTCACCCCGGTCGAGGTGGACTTCCTGTGGGAGTCCGCCGGGCTGGGCGAGCTGCCGTACCCGCTGCGCATCCGCTCGCACGGCGAGACCGTCGACGAGCGGTCGCTGCTGCGCCGCCGCACGTTGGAAGGTCTCGTCGCGCGCGGGCTGGCCGACGGCCGCGGGCGGCCCGAACCGCACGTCGAGGACTACTTCGGCGTGCTCGCGGGCGCCGAGCTGAGCCTGGACGCCGTCCAGCTGATCGCCCCGGACGCCGAGCCGCTGCTCGCGATCGCCGGCGTGCTGGGCGGCCAGGGCCTCTTGGCCGTGCAGGACCGCCGCGGCCTGCACCTGAACCCGTGCCCGGCGGACGGCCTGGCCAGCGCGATCGTCTCGCTGCTGCCGGGTGCGCCGCGCGGCACCGAGAAGTCGATCACGGTCCCGCTGGAGCAGCTGGTCGGCGCGCACGGCGTCGACTTCCTGCAGCGGCGGGGCACCGGCGACGAGCGTTCGTCGGCGGACGAGGACCGCAAGGCGCTGGCCCGGCTGCACGCCCAGCCGCGCCTGCGTGGCGGCCAGATCGCGGCCAACGCCCGCTCCCGCGTCGGCGGCCGGACCCGGACCCCGGTGCTGAGCTGGTTCGACACCGAGACGGGCCGCTACTTCACCCAGGCGACGCAGGGCCGCGACGGCCGCGACTGGATCACGATCGCCCCGGCGGACGCGGCGACGCTGCGCCACCGCATCGGCGAGATGCTGGCGACGGCGGCGAACTCGACCGCGCCCGTCTGA
- a CDS encoding ESX secretion-associated protein EspG, whose amino-acid sequence MMQEFFSPLAFDFLWESAQVGELPYPLRVRSHGATEDERVSLRHRVDVELKARGIRESRGRLAPPIEDALHLLAFAPLTIDALHIPQFEAPTVGVLAAADDTKGVLAVQDADGIWLRDVPPDALVSAVVDVLPAGPRGSEASVTLPLDDALRTAPIRVPVPLPSAGEEEDKRRGKARRTPLSERVTADPREAYGRLAGQPRQRGGQLAANSRSQVGAKQRSRVLAWFDTASGRYLSLSRAGTDGREWVTVAPADQKTLRTRLGEMVSSVSDGTR is encoded by the coding sequence ATGATGCAAGAGTTCTTCTCGCCACTGGCGTTCGACTTCCTCTGGGAGTCGGCGCAGGTCGGGGAGCTGCCGTACCCGCTGCGAGTCCGGTCGCACGGCGCGACCGAGGACGAGCGCGTTTCGCTGCGCCACCGCGTCGACGTCGAGCTGAAGGCGCGCGGCATCCGCGAGTCGCGCGGCAGGCTGGCGCCCCCGATCGAAGACGCGCTCCACCTGCTCGCCTTCGCCCCGCTGACCATCGACGCGCTGCACATCCCGCAGTTCGAGGCGCCGACGGTCGGCGTGCTCGCGGCGGCCGACGACACCAAGGGCGTGCTCGCGGTCCAGGACGCCGACGGCATCTGGCTGCGGGACGTCCCACCGGACGCGCTGGTCTCCGCGGTCGTCGACGTGCTGCCCGCCGGCCCCCGCGGCAGCGAGGCGTCGGTCACACTCCCGCTGGACGACGCCCTGCGCACGGCCCCGATCCGGGTGCCCGTGCCGCTGCCGTCGGCGGGTGAGGAAGAAGACAAGCGCCGGGGCAAGGCCCGCCGGACTCCGCTGAGCGAGCGCGTCACCGCCGACCCGCGGGAGGCGTACGGCCGGCTCGCCGGGCAGCCGCGGCAGCGCGGCGGTCAGCTGGCAGCGAACAGCCGTTCGCAGGTCGGGGCCAAGCAGCGGTCCCGCGTCCTGGCCTGGTTCGACACCGCGAGCGGCCGCTACCTGAGCCTCTCCCGCGCAGGTACGGACGGTCGGGAGTGGGTCACGGTGGCCCCCGCCGACCAGAAGACTTTGCGGACCCGGCTGGGCGAGATGGTGAGCAGTGTGTCGGACGGCACGCGATAG
- the ftsH gene encoding ATP-dependent zinc metalloprotease FtsH has product MNRKSVLRNPLLWIVAGLLALFAYNTIFDSDRGYTQAPISVANSQISSNNVKEASLEDKEQQLKLLLSKPVDVDGQQVTQIISQYPADATRPIYDSLIAAKTGGQPIKFTTKVTQQGVLTQILIFAIPLALVLGLLMWMMNNAQGGGNRVLNFGKSKAKQLNKDMPKTTFGDVAGADEAVEELYEIKDFLQNPARYQALGAKIPKGVLLYGPPGTGKTLLARAVAGEAGVPFYTISGSDFVEMFVGVGASRVRDLFEQAKQNAPCIIFVDEIDAVGRQRGAGLGGGHDEREQTLNQLLVEMDGFDARGGIILIAATNRPDILDPALLRPGRFDRQIPVSAPDLRGRKAILEVHAKGKPIAQGTDLGSLAKRTVGMSGADLANVLNEAALLTARQNGHVITDVALEESVDRVVGGPARKSRIISEKEKKITAYHEGGHALAAWAMPDIEPVYKLTILPRGRTGGHALIVPEDDKELMTRSEMIGRLVFAMGGRTAEELVFHEPTTGASADIEQATKIARAMVMEYGMSARLGAVKYGQEQGDPFLGRSAGRQADYSLEVAHEIDEEVRKLIETAHTEAWHVLNTYRDVLDELVIELLEKETLQRKDLERIFATVEKRPHITVFNEFGERTPSDKPPIKTPGELAMERGEPWPPPEKEPKPALKPEPTPVGTAPGAGDLPGGPPYPSPTPADPNANPYAPPQPGAYPNGGRPYGGPNGGPNGTAHWPQSYGGGQQPGSYPGGPAGGQSGPPNYGAPPGWTPATSPGGQPGQSWRPGGEERPREHGWFADQAGNQQNEGERRDVDGPDKPQ; this is encoded by the coding sequence ATGAACCGGAAGAGCGTGCTCAGGAACCCACTGCTGTGGATCGTCGCGGGGTTGCTGGCGTTGTTCGCGTACAACACGATCTTCGACAGTGATCGTGGGTACACCCAGGCACCCATCTCGGTGGCGAACTCCCAGATCTCCTCGAACAACGTCAAGGAAGCCAGCCTCGAGGACAAGGAACAGCAGCTCAAGCTGCTGCTTTCGAAGCCCGTGGACGTGGACGGCCAGCAGGTCACCCAGATCATTTCGCAGTACCCGGCGGATGCCACCCGCCCGATCTACGACTCGTTGATCGCGGCGAAGACCGGCGGCCAGCCGATCAAGTTCACCACCAAGGTGACCCAGCAGGGCGTGCTGACGCAGATCCTCATCTTCGCCATCCCGCTGGCCCTCGTCCTTGGCCTGCTGATGTGGATGATGAACAACGCCCAGGGTGGCGGGAACCGCGTCCTCAACTTCGGCAAGTCCAAGGCCAAGCAGCTGAACAAGGACATGCCCAAGACGACCTTCGGGGACGTCGCGGGTGCCGACGAGGCCGTCGAAGAGCTGTACGAGATCAAGGACTTCCTGCAGAACCCGGCGCGATATCAGGCGCTCGGCGCGAAGATCCCGAAGGGCGTGCTGCTCTACGGGCCGCCCGGTACCGGCAAGACGCTGCTCGCGCGAGCCGTCGCCGGCGAGGCGGGCGTGCCGTTCTACACGATCTCCGGCTCGGACTTCGTCGAGATGTTCGTAGGTGTCGGTGCCTCGCGAGTGCGTGACCTGTTCGAACAGGCCAAGCAGAACGCCCCGTGCATCATCTTCGTCGACGAGATCGACGCGGTCGGCCGCCAGCGCGGCGCCGGCCTCGGCGGCGGGCACGACGAGCGCGAGCAGACGCTGAACCAGCTGCTCGTCGAGATGGACGGCTTCGACGCCCGCGGCGGCATCATCCTGATCGCGGCCACCAACCGGCCGGACATCCTGGACCCGGCGCTGCTGCGCCCGGGCCGGTTCGACCGGCAGATCCCGGTGTCCGCGCCCGACCTGCGCGGCCGCAAGGCGATCCTCGAGGTGCACGCCAAGGGCAAGCCGATCGCGCAGGGCACCGACCTGGGCAGCCTGGCCAAGCGGACCGTCGGCATGTCCGGCGCGGACCTGGCCAACGTGCTGAACGAGGCCGCGCTGCTCACCGCCCGCCAGAACGGGCACGTGATCACCGACGTCGCGCTGGAGGAGTCGGTCGACCGCGTTGTCGGCGGCCCCGCCCGCAAGAGCCGGATCATCTCCGAGAAGGAGAAGAAGATCACGGCCTACCACGAGGGCGGCCACGCGCTCGCCGCGTGGGCGATGCCGGACATCGAACCGGTCTACAAGCTGACCATCCTGCCGCGCGGCCGCACCGGCGGGCACGCCTTGATCGTCCCGGAGGACGACAAGGAGTTGATGACCCGCTCGGAAATGATCGGCCGGCTGGTCTTCGCGATGGGTGGCCGCACGGCGGAGGAGCTCGTCTTCCACGAGCCCACCACCGGTGCGTCCGCGGACATCGAGCAGGCGACGAAGATCGCCCGCGCCATGGTCATGGAGTACGGCATGAGCGCCCGCCTCGGCGCGGTCAAGTACGGCCAGGAGCAGGGCGACCCGTTCCTCGGCCGGTCGGCCGGGCGGCAGGCGGACTACTCGCTCGAGGTGGCGCACGAGATCGACGAGGAGGTGCGCAAGCTCATCGAGACGGCGCACACCGAGGCGTGGCACGTGCTGAACACCTACCGCGACGTCCTCGACGAGCTGGTCATCGAGCTCCTGGAGAAGGAGACGCTGCAGCGCAAGGACCTCGAGCGGATCTTCGCGACCGTCGAGAAGCGCCCGCACATCACCGTCTTCAACGAGTTCGGCGAGCGCACGCCGTCGGACAAGCCGCCGATCAAGACCCCGGGCGAGCTGGCGATGGAGCGCGGCGAGCCGTGGCCGCCGCCGGAGAAGGAGCCGAAGCCGGCCCTGAAGCCGGAGCCGACCCCGGTCGGCACGGCCCCGGGCGCGGGCGACCTGCCCGGCGGCCCGCCGTACCCGTCCCCGACGCCGGCGGACCCGAACGCCAACCCGTACGCCCCACCGCAGCCGGGCGCCTACCCGAACGGCGGCCGTCCCTACGGCGGCCCGAACGGTGGCCCCAACGGCACGGCGCACTGGCCGCAGTCCTACGGCGGCGGCCAGCAGCCCGGTAGCTACCCGGGCGGCCCGGCTGGTGGCCAGAGCGGCCCGCCGAACTACGGTGCCCCTCCGGGCTGGACCCCCGCGACCTCCCCCGGCGGTCAGCCGGGCCAGTCGTGGCGGCCCGGTGGTGAAGAACGCCCTCGTGAGCACGGCTGGTTCGCCGATCAGGCGGGCAACCAGCAGAACGAGGGAGAACGACGTGACGTGGATGGACCGGACAAGCCCCAGTGA
- the folP gene encoding dihydropteroate synthase yields the protein MGVLNVTPDSFSDGGRYLGLDQALEHARAMWARGADLIDVGGESTRPGAARVDAATERDRILPVIRTLAGEGVALSVDTTRASVAAAALEAGAHVINDVSGGLADPDMARVAAETGVPWVLMHWRGHSKDMQALASYQDVVADVRSELLARVDEALAAGVAESAIVLDPGLGFAKDAEHDWALLRGLDSVLSLGFPVLVGASRKRFLGRLLSEKDGTPRSPDGREDATAAISALAAAAGAWGVRVHEVGASLDAVAVAAAWGKGSPDV from the coding sequence ATGGGCGTGCTGAACGTGACGCCCGATTCGTTTTCCGACGGTGGCCGCTACCTCGGGCTCGACCAGGCCCTGGAGCACGCCCGCGCGATGTGGGCGCGCGGCGCCGATCTGATCGACGTCGGCGGCGAGTCGACGCGCCCGGGTGCGGCCCGGGTGGACGCCGCAACCGAGCGGGACCGCATCCTGCCGGTGATCCGGACGCTGGCCGGCGAAGGCGTGGCGCTGTCGGTCGACACCACGCGGGCGTCCGTCGCCGCCGCGGCGCTCGAAGCCGGCGCGCACGTGATCAACGACGTCTCGGGTGGCCTGGCCGACCCGGACATGGCCCGGGTCGCGGCTGAAACCGGGGTGCCGTGGGTGCTGATGCACTGGCGCGGGCACAGCAAGGACATGCAGGCGCTGGCGTCCTACCAGGACGTCGTCGCCGACGTCCGGTCCGAGCTGCTGGCCCGGGTGGACGAAGCGCTGGCGGCCGGCGTGGCCGAGAGCGCGATCGTGCTGGATCCCGGGCTCGGGTTCGCGAAGGACGCCGAGCACGACTGGGCGTTGCTGCGCGGCCTGGACTCGGTGCTGTCCCTGGGCTTCCCGGTGCTCGTCGGCGCCTCCCGAAAACGGTTTCTCGGCCGCCTGCTGTCCGAAAAGGACGGAACGCCGAGGTCCCCGGACGGCCGCGAGGACGCGACGGCGGCGATTTCCGCCCTCGCCGCCGCGGCCGGCGCGTGGGGCGTGCGGGTGCACGAGGTCGGAGCTTCGCTGGACGCGGTCGCGGTGGCCGCGGCGTGGGGAAAGGGTTCGCCGGATGTCTGA
- the folB gene encoding dihydroneopterin aldolase yields MSDRITLTGLRVFGRHGVFEHEKRDGQEFVIDVTAWLDLGPAAASDDLTKTLHYGELAELAAGIVAGEPYDLIESVAGKIADEVMRDERLSAIEVTVHKPSAPIPLTFDDVAVTVRRAR; encoded by the coding sequence ATGTCTGACCGGATCACGCTGACCGGCCTGCGCGTGTTCGGCCGCCACGGCGTGTTCGAGCACGAAAAGCGCGACGGCCAGGAGTTCGTCATCGACGTCACGGCATGGCTCGACCTCGGGCCCGCCGCCGCGTCGGACGACCTGACCAAGACCCTGCACTACGGCGAGCTGGCCGAGCTGGCGGCGGGCATCGTCGCGGGCGAGCCGTACGACCTCATCGAGAGCGTCGCGGGCAAGATCGCCGACGAGGTCATGCGCGACGAGCGCCTGAGCGCGATCGAGGTGACGGTCCACAAGCCCTCGGCCCCGATCCCGCTGACGTTCGACGACGTCGCGGTGACGGTCCGGCGCGCCCGATGA
- the folK gene encoding 2-amino-4-hydroxy-6-hydroxymethyldihydropteridine diphosphokinase: MTRAVLSLGSNLGDRLGYLKLALAAVRPALVAVSSVYETKAWGVEAQPDFLNAVCVVDDPARDHWAWLRTGQAAEQAAGRVRELRWGPRTLDVDVVTVDGVTSDDPELLLPHPGTPDRASVLVPWTEIAPEAVLPGHGPIADLLAARPPAEVATVRRTTLELA; this comes from the coding sequence ATGACCCGCGCGGTCCTGTCCCTCGGCTCGAACCTCGGCGACCGGCTCGGCTACCTGAAGCTGGCCCTGGCCGCGGTCCGCCCGGCGCTGGTCGCGGTGTCGAGCGTGTACGAAACGAAGGCCTGGGGCGTCGAAGCCCAGCCGGACTTCTTGAACGCGGTCTGCGTGGTCGACGACCCGGCCCGCGACCACTGGGCCTGGCTGCGCACGGGCCAGGCGGCGGAGCAGGCAGCGGGCCGGGTCCGCGAGCTCCGTTGGGGCCCACGAACCCTGGACGTCGACGTGGTCACGGTGGACGGCGTGACGTCCGACGACCCCGAGCTGCTGCTCCCGCACCCGGGAACCCCGGACCGAGCCAGCGTGCTGGTCCCGTGGACGGAGATCGCCCCGGAGGCGGTGCTGCCAGGCCACGGCCCGATCGCGGACCTGCTGGCCGCCCGCCCCCCGGCCGAGGTGGCAACGGTCCGCCGGACAACGCTCGAACTCGCCTGA
- a CDS encoding MerR family transcriptional regulator, whose amino-acid sequence MGTTATFTIGELAKRTGLPVKTIRFYSDEGLLPPTERTDAGYRLYDAAAMARLELVRTLRELGLGLADVSAALARPATVGELATRHVEALDEQIRRLRLRRAVLRAVAKRNSELEEVNLMNRLASMSDEERKRLVDEFWDEMVAGLEVNEEFYERMRAGKPELPDDPSPEQLEAWIEFAELVQDPSFRALIRGMSEQQSQQIKAGEFEQPAQAWQQNWPGWVSRAEAAVEAGDSPTSEAGQTLASEIAAATARPDQDPASREFRTEMADRFETSGDPRAERYWQLLATINGWPPVPTAQPAVRFMVAALRG is encoded by the coding sequence GTGGGCACCACCGCGACATTCACCATCGGCGAGCTGGCCAAGCGGACGGGCCTGCCGGTCAAGACCATCCGCTTCTACTCGGACGAAGGCCTGTTGCCACCGACCGAGCGGACGGACGCCGGCTACCGCCTCTACGACGCGGCGGCGATGGCCCGCCTGGAGCTGGTCCGCACGCTGCGGGAGCTGGGCCTCGGCCTAGCCGACGTCTCCGCGGCGTTGGCGAGGCCGGCGACGGTCGGCGAGCTGGCGACCCGGCACGTCGAGGCCCTGGACGAGCAGATCCGGCGGCTGCGGCTGCGCCGGGCGGTGCTGCGCGCGGTGGCGAAGCGCAATTCCGAACTGGAGGAAGTGAACCTGATGAACCGTCTCGCGTCGATGTCGGACGAGGAGCGCAAGCGGCTGGTGGACGAGTTCTGGGACGAGATGGTCGCCGGGCTCGAGGTGAACGAGGAGTTCTACGAGCGGATGCGCGCGGGCAAGCCGGAGCTGCCGGACGACCCGTCGCCGGAGCAGCTGGAAGCGTGGATCGAGTTCGCGGAGCTGGTGCAGGACCCGTCGTTCCGCGCCCTGATCAGGGGCATGAGCGAGCAGCAGTCCCAGCAGATCAAGGCGGGCGAGTTCGAGCAGCCGGCCCAGGCGTGGCAGCAGAACTGGCCCGGCTGGGTTTCCCGCGCGGAAGCGGCAGTGGAGGCGGGCGATTCGCCCACGTCAGAGGCGGGGCAAACGCTTGCGTCCGAGATCGCGGCGGCGACGGCCCGCCCGGACCAGGACCCGGCGTCACGGGAGTTCCGCACGGAGATGGCAGACCGCTTCGAGACGAGCGGCGACCCGCGAGCGGAGCGCTACTGGCAGTTGCTCGCGACGATCAACGGGTGGCCCCCGGTCCCCACGGCCCAGCCGGCGGTCCGTTTCATGGTCGCGGCCCTGCGAGGCTGA
- a CDS encoding DUF3180 domain-containing protein: MHFTRSRDLVVAGLLGLAVGYLLFQIAYGSLPQLPLLAGVTLAVLAVIEGVLAFSIRSRIKNGRVVAAIGIARSVALAKASSLAGAFMAGAWLAALAYLFPRRDELVAAVLDTRAAVVGVASAAALVAAGLWLEHCCRTPRDQDRERTRGTTG, encoded by the coding sequence ATGCACTTCACGCGGTCCCGTGACCTGGTCGTCGCCGGGCTGCTCGGCCTGGCCGTCGGCTACCTGCTGTTCCAGATCGCCTACGGCTCGCTGCCCCAGCTGCCGCTGCTCGCCGGCGTCACCCTCGCCGTCCTGGCCGTGATCGAGGGCGTGCTCGCCTTCTCCATCCGGTCGCGGATCAAGAACGGCCGGGTCGTTGCCGCGATCGGGATCGCCCGATCGGTGGCCTTGGCCAAGGCTTCGTCACTCGCCGGAGCGTTCATGGCCGGTGCCTGGCTGGCCGCGCTCGCCTACCTTTTCCCGCGACGTGACGAACTCGTCGCCGCCGTTCTCGACACCCGGGCGGCGGTCGTCGGCGTCGCCTCCGCCGCGGCCCTGGTAGCAGCGGGTTTGTGGCTCGAACACTGCTGCCGGACCCCGCGCGACCAAGACCGGGAGCGCACCCGCGGGACGACCGGTTAG